A genome region from Coffea arabica cultivar ET-39 chromosome 7e, Coffea Arabica ET-39 HiFi, whole genome shotgun sequence includes the following:
- the LOC113701380 gene encoding uncharacterized protein has translation MSWLARSIANTLKLDETDDHEGSAVVSNLNERDAEHEKQQNQNLDPSSSSPTSTPRGVKDDISELTKTLTRQFWGVASFLAPPPQSEPYKPLQDSESTTPRGKSISRSDQDQLDSQAIGITGIRNDFAEIGGKFRSGISILSNNIAVSEFTKMASDFLQLGSDNEEEEGEGNNALSSGGAVGVTNEVVSFARDIAMHPETWLDFPLPLPESDDDDDFDLSDAQQEHALAVEQLAPRLAALRIELCPGYMSESCFWKIYFVLLHPRLDKKDAELLSTPQIVKARALLSQGLKNRSKAKQEDWSGEGTIDVQDNSNHQPEEPLLVPIKTEYDNVPKTSFTESVTSTAAIEHEIEKHPVMSAEIAIVDKPVIEEKYVDQTKDQSILFDSSNVLVEKDEDDADDWLKEESSGAGAGGATIPIENDEDVSFSDLEEDDMDVPASFKKTSHSPDKDARDWVQLRKSSSDLSNSTQSGAIETAGSKKVIPRNPDSKESSDWLDVDDIDVA, from the exons ATGTCATGGCTAGCTCGATCCATTGCCAACACTCTCAAACTCGACGAAACCGATGACCACGAGGGAAGCGCCGTCGTTTCCAATCTCAATGAACGCGACGCAGAACACGAAAAACAGCAGAATCAAAACCTCGATCCATCATCATCATCGCCGACTTCAACTCCACGCGGCGTCAAGGATGACATCTCCGAGCTCACCAAAACCCTAACCCGCCAATTTTGGGGCGTCGCCTCATTCCTCGCCCCGCCCCCTCAGTCCGAACCCTACAAGCCTCTCCAAGACTCAGAATCCACCACTCCCCGAGGAAAATCAATTTCCAGATCCGATCAGGATCAATTAGATTCCCAAGCCATTGGAATAACAGGAATCCGGAACGATTTCGCGGAGATTGGGGGAAAGTTTCGCAGTGGGATATCGATACTGTCGAACAACATAGCTGTGTCTGAGTTCACGAAAATGGCGTCTGATTTTCTGCAATTGGGATCGGATAATGAGGAAGAGGAAGGGGAAGGCAATAATGCTTTGTCGAGTGGCGGTGCTGTTGGGGTGACTAATGAAGTGGTATCTTTTGCAAGAGATATTGCAATGCATCCTGAAACTTGGCTGGATTTTCCACTACCACTACCTGAAAGTGACGATGATGATG ATTTTGACTTGTCTGATGCTCAGCAAGAACACGCTTTAGCTGTTGAACAACTTGCCCCAAGATTAGCTGCATTGAGGATTGAACTTTGCCCAGGTTATATGAGTGAGAGTTGCTTTTGGAAGATATACTTTGTGCTTCTTCACCCTAGACTGGATAAGAAAGATGCGGAACTACTATCAACCCCCCAG ATAGTAAAAGCCAGGGCCTTGTTATCCCAGGGATTGAAGAACCGTTCCAAGGCAAAACAAGAAGACTGGTCTGGGGAGGGCACTATTGATGTTCAAGATAATTCCAACCATCAACCCGAAGAACCCCTATTAGTACCTATCAAAACTGAGTATGATAATGTTCCCAAAACATCTTTTACTGAATCTGTAACTTCCACTGCTGCCATCGAACATGAGATAGAGAAGCACCCTGTCATGAGTGCTGAAATTGCTATCGTTGACAAACcggtgattgaagaaaaatatgttGACCAGACTAAGGATCAAAGTATACTTTTTGATTCAAGTAATGTATTGGTAGAGAAAGATGAAGATGATGCCGATGATTGgttgaaggaagaaagctctggAGCTGGTGCAGGTGGAGCTACAATTCCCATTGAGAATGATGAGGATGTGTCATTTAGTGATCTCGAAGAGGATGATATGGATGTGCCTGCTAGCTTTAAGAAAACAAGTCACAGTCCGGACAAAGATGCACGAGATTGGGTTCAACTGAGAAAAAGCTCTTCTGACTTGTCTAATAGTACACAATCCGGGGCCATTGAAACTGCTGGATCTAAGAAGGTAATTCCCAGGAACCCTGACTCGAAGGAATCCAGTGATTGGCTTGATGTTGATGACATTGATGTGGCGTGA